One Candidatus Eremiobacteraceae bacterium genomic window, GGAGGGCGCAATATCCCCGACCTCGCGTTCGATGCAGACCCGGGAAGCGGCGCATCGTATTTCTTCGGCGGCGGCTGGGCAGGCCCGATCGGTGGGACTTCGATGGCATCACCGATATTCGGCGCCTCGCTGACGGAGATGAATCAGGTCCTTGGATCGCGCGCCGGCCACTTCAACGTGAAGCTCTACAAAAAATGGTTGGCCAACGGATATGGCAGCGGCCCGACCACCTATTTCCGCGATATCACATCGGGCAGCATTCCGCCTTATCATGCGGGACCAGGCTATGACCAGATGTCGGGCATCGGCGCTATGCTGGTGAACAAGTTCGACCAGCTGTTCCACCCCTAGGCGCTCGCAGTCGACTGCGAACCTGAGGATCGGAGAAGGCTCGACGTGTCGGGCCTTCTCCATTTCGGAGGACGTATAGGTTTTTTCAGCCAAGTCCGGTTGCTAACTTCCGCCGTCTGATGAGGGCTGTTCTATGTCTACTGCACGAACGAAAGCTGTTGCGGTTGCTTCCTGCGCAGCATTTCTAATGTTCGCGGGCTGCGCCGGTTCAGGATCGCACGCGTTAACGCCGGGCTATCCAGCATCGGGTGATCAGTCGCAAAATTCTCTCAGAGTTCCCCCGAATCAAGGGCTCGGTTTTCTCGCCCCGCAATATCGCTCGCGGACTCTAGTCTGGCAAGGTAATCCTGGGCGGGGATGGATGTCACCCGACGTCACGCGACGTCACCTGCTCTACGTCGCGGATCAAGGCGGACAAGCCGTCTACATCTTTCCTAGGTGGGGTAAGGATCAGGCACCGATCGGCAAGATCACTAGCGGTCTCGCGGCACCGAACGGCCTCTTCGTCGACAACGCGAGAAACCTGTACGTCTGCAATTTCGGCGGCGGCACCGTCACCGTTTATCCAAGCGGCGCCATCACGCCGAGCCTCACTTTAACGGGCGCCGGCTCACCGATCGACGTCGTCGTCGGCGTCGACGGAACGGTCTACGTTTCGAACTGGGATTCAGGCAGCACTGGAACGCTGCTCGAATATCCCGCGGGTCACACCACGCCGTCCGTCACGATAAACATCAACGGCGCATCTGAAGGACTCGCACTCGATCGAAGAAACAATCTGTATGTCGCGTACAACGACGCCACGATCAACGATGGCGAAGTGTTGAAGTTCGCGCCGGGATCGACCGTTGGAACGAACCTCGGCATTCACGTCGGATATGTCGGCGGCGAGACGATAGACTCGTCGGGGAATTTGCTGCTGGACGATCAGAACATTCCAGGCGTCGATGTGTTCCCACCCGGCGCAACGCAACCGTCGAGTCGGATCACGGGATTCTCCCTTGCCTTTGACATCGCACTCAACCATCCCAATACCCGGCTATGGGTCACGAATCCGTTCACCGCGGTCTACGAGGTGACATATCCGGGAGGCCAGATCGTCAACACGATCACCAACACGATCTCTTCGGCATTCGGCATCGCTACCAGTCCCGACGGATCGGACTAGCTAACGCGCCACGGGATCCAGCCGAACAAACCAAGGAGGCCAAGCCGCAACGCTCGGCCTCCTTCTGTTGTATAGCTGCGGCGCCCGCGCAGGATCGCATTGATTGCTTCATACGGCGAGGGCTCTAAGAGCGCATAGCAAAGAGTACGTAGCGCCAAGCATGCGCGATTAGCTTCGACAATCGATCGGTAAAAGAAATTTCTAGACGGCTCCGTACAAGAACGTGCAGTAAATCATTCTAGAAGCCGACAAATAAGATATCAAATGCAAATTTCGCTTCGGGGTGCAAATGTGATAGGCCCGGTTTCCGCGCCGCGCTTAGTCGCGGCATCGATTTCCATCATGCTGATCTGTGGATTATCAGGTAACGCGCGTGCGGCTGGACCCGCTCTAGCACCAGTCACCGTGGCTGCCGCTGATTTCGGCTCTCCGCCGTCTGGCGAGGTGCCGATCATCTTCAACGATCACCATATCTACGCTAAGCCGGACGAACTCAAGCAGAGTCGCGTTCTCGCTGCGCTCGTCAAAGACGGCACGATATTCGTCCCCTTGCGCAGCATGTTCGAGCAGATGGGCGCGACAGTCTCATGGGATGAGGCGAGCAAATCAGCGACGGCACAAAAACCCGGCGCTTCCGTGCAGGTCACGGTCGGCAAGAACGAAGTCGTATTAAATGGAGAGACTCGGCCTCTCGACGTACCGCCTGAGATGTATCATGGCGTGATCGTCGTGCCGGTCCGCGTCATGTCCGAGGCGCTCGGCGCGTACGTGGAGTGGCTCCCCGACCGTCACATTTGTGTGGTGCGCTACATTCCGCCCACGCCCGTTCCGGCCGCGCCGCCCACCGCCGCTCCTACCGCAGCACCAACGGCACCGACACCAACGCCCACGCCGACGGCGGGCTACAACGGCTTCATCCAGGCTGCAGTTGCCGATTCCAAGATCTACAATGAATTTTCGGCCGGTCAGCGCTGCTGCAGTTCGTACGTGGCGAGCGGAGGCTATGCGTTTAAAGATTCGCCGATCGCGATTAAGGTCGACTATCGCCAAGATACATACGTCACGAGCGACAACGTCACGAACTCAGCCGGCAGCCATTTCACGCGCTTCACGACGATTGACGGCGGCACGGCGTTCACGCCCGTCTTCAAGGCGCAGCAAAGCACGTTCGATGGCCGCTTGGAGTATCAGGTCATGGCTCCGCGCATCTACGTCGGCGTGGGTTACCTCCAAACCGCCGACAATTACGGATATCCGCACCTGGACGCCTTCGGCGTCGGAGTCGAGAAGTTGCCCGGTCTCCAGCCGGGGCTCGATTTCTTCGGCTCAACGTTTTACTATCCGACCGCGAGCGGCGACTATACAGTCACCGCCGCGACGAGCCCAAATGTCGGACGGACGTTCAAACAACAGTACCGGATCATGAAGTACGATCTGGGACTCTCGCTCGACTTCGGAGATTTCCCCGTGTATCTCTACGGTGGTTTCAGCGGCGATCGGTACACGACAAAGCAAAATGCGCCGATCAATCAGACGCATAGCGGTCCATACATCGGCCTCGGTGTGAGGTTCTAACCGGTCGAGAGGACCATGATCATGCGCAAAACCCCATTCACGTACCTACGGCGTCTCGCCGCGTGCGCCGCCATTGCATCCATGG contains:
- a CDS encoding copper amine oxidase N-terminal domain-containing protein, whose amino-acid sequence is MAAADFGSPPSGEVPIIFNDHHIYAKPDELKQSRVLAALVKDGTIFVPLRSMFEQMGATVSWDEASKSATAQKPGASVQVTVGKNEVVLNGETRPLDVPPEMYHGVIVVPVRVMSEALGAYVEWLPDRHICVVRYIPPTPVPAAPPTAAPTAAPTAPTPTPTPTAGYNGFIQAAVADSKIYNEFSAGQRCCSSYVASGGYAFKDSPIAIKVDYRQDTYVTSDNVTNSAGSHFTRFTTIDGGTAFTPVFKAQQSTFDGRLEYQVMAPRIYVGVGYLQTADNYGYPHLDAFGVGVEKLPGLQPGLDFFGSTFYYPTASGDYTVTAATSPNVGRTFKQQYRIMKYDLGLSLDFGDFPVYLYGGFSGDRYTTKQNAPINQTHSGPYIGLGVRF